DNA sequence from the Candidatus Nanopelagicales bacterium genome:
GAGGGGGGTGCCTCGATGCCCGCGACCGTGCACGCCGACCTGCCCTCGCAGCACCACGCCCTCCCTGTGCACGAGGTCGTGCTCCTGCTCGAGGCCGACACCAGCAGCGGGCTGACCGGGTCCGAGGCCGCCGAGCGGCTGGAGCGCTTCGGCCCCAACGTGCTGCCAAGGCTGGAGCGGCACGGTCCGGTGGTGCGGTTCCTGCAGCAGCTGCACAACCCGCTGATCTACGTGCTCCTGGGTGCCGCCGCCGTCGCGCTCGCGCTCGGGGACACCGTCGACGCCAGCGTGATCCTGGGCGTGGTGCTGGTGAACGCGGTGATCGGCTTCGTCCAGGAGGAGCGGGCCACCCAGGCGCTGGAGTCCCTGGTCGCGATGACCCGGACGCGCGCGACGGTGGTACGCGACGGCCAGGTCCGCGAGATCGGGTCCGACCAGGTCGTCCCCGGCGACCTGGTGGTGCTGGAGGCCGGGGACAAGGTGCCGGCGGACCTCCGTCTGAGCTCCGTCGTGGAGCTGCGGATCGACGAGTCCGCGCTGACCGGCGAGTCAGCGCCGGTGGCGAAGCACGCCGACGTCGTCGACGCCCGGTCGGGGATCGGTGACCGGCTCGACATGGCCTTCTCCGGGACCCTGGTCGTCGCTGGGCAGGGCCGCGGGGTGGTGGTGGATACCGGTGCCGACACCGAGATCGGCGAGATCCACCGGCTGGTCGGCAGCGCCGGTGGCCTGGCCACCCCGCTGACCAGGACGCTGGCCCGGTTCAGCCGGTGGCTGACGCTGGTGATCCTGGTCCTCGCCGCGGGCACCTTCGCGCTCGGCGTCGTCCGGGGGGAGTCGGCGGCGTCGATGGTCACCGCCGCGGTCGCCCTGGCGGTGGGCGCCATTCCCGAGGGGCTGCCGGCCGCGGTCACGATCACGCTGGCGATCGGTGTCGCCCGGATGGCCAGGCGCCGGGCGATCATCCGCAAGCTGCCCGCCGCGGAGACGTTGGGCAGCACCAGCGTCATCTGCACCGACAAGACCGGCACGCTGACCGAGAACCGGATGGCCGTGCAGGCGCTGGTCGTGGGGCGGCGGACGTACGCCATTGCCGATGACGATGCGGTCGAGGACCGCACCGGCGCCCGAACCGAGCCCGGACCGCGCTGGCTGCTGTACGCGGGCCTGCTGTGCAACGACGCTCCCGGCGCGGACGGTCGGCCGGGGTCCGGCCGGGTCGGTGACCCGACCGAGGTGGCCCTGGTCCGGGCGGCGACCGACTGCGGCTTGGACCCTGCGGCGGTGGCATCCGGGTGGTCGCGCGTGGACTCCCTCCCGTTCAGCTCCGAGCGCCGGTGCATGGTGACCGAGCACCGAGCGACGGCGGAGGCCGAGCCCCTGCCGGGAGGGGCCGGAGCCGACGCACTTCTGGTCGTGAAGGGCGCGGTCGAGGTGGTGCTCCCGGCCTGTACGGACGCCCTCGAGGTCGACGGCAGCCGTCGGCCGGTCGACGCGGACGCGGTGGGCGACGCTGTCGAGCGGCTGTCGGGCCGGGCCCTGCGGGTGCTGGCCGTCGCGGCGGCGGAGGCACCGCAAGACTGGGCCGGGCTGGACGACGAGATCCCCGACCTGGACTGGACCCTGCTCGGCCTGCAGGCGATGAGTGACCGGCTGCGCCCGGATGCCGTTCGCGCGGTCGCCACCTGCCGGACCGCGGGCATCGGGGTCAAGATGGTCACCGGCGACCACGTCGGGACGGCCCGGGCGGTGGCCGCGGAGGCCGGGCTGGGCGCGACTCCCGGGGACCCCGTCGTCGTGTCGGGCCGCGAGCTCGAGGACAGCGCGCCGGGGGACCTGCCCGACCTGGTCGTCGGCGCCGACGTGTTCGCCCGGGTGTCGCCCGAGCAGAAGCTCAGGATCGTCGAAGCCCTCCAGCGCCGCGGACAGGTCGTCGCCGTGACCGGGGACGGCGTCAACGACGCTCCGGCCCTCAAGCAGGCCGACATCGGCGTCGCGATGGGCGAGGGGGGTACGGAGGTCGCCAAGGAGGCGGCCGACATGGTGCTGACCGACGACGACTTCGCCACCATCGAGGCCGCGGTGGAGGAGGGTCGCGGGGTCTTCGACAACCTGACCAAGTTCATCACCTGGACGCTGCCCACGAACCTGGGCGAGGGCCTCGTCATCCTCGCGGCGATCGTGATGGGGACGGCGCTGCCGATCCTGCCGGTCCAGATCCTGTGGATCAACATGACCACGGCGGTTGCGCTGGGCCTGATGCTCGCCTTCGAGCCGAAGGAGCCGGGCATCATGCGCCGGCCGCCTCGCGACCAGAGCCGCCCACTGCTGGACTCCGTGCTGGTGTGGCGGATCCTGTTGGTGTCCGCGCTGATGCTGGGCGGGGCGTTCGGCATGTTCGCCTGGGCCCGCGACCAGGGCTGGTCGCTGGAGCTGGCTCGCACGCTGGCCGTCAACACGTTCGTGATGGTCGAGATCGGCTACCTGTTCAACTGCCGCTCGCTGCGCCGCTCGGTGTGGTCGGTCGGGCTGCTCAGCAACCGGTGGGTCCTCGTGGGTGTCGCGCTCACGGTGGTGCTGCAGTTGCTGCTCACCTACGCGCCGTTCATGAACAGCCTGTTCGGGACCGAGCCGATGACGGCAGACCAGTGGTTGCCGGTGATCGTCATCGGGGTGGCAGCGACCCTCGTCGTGGGCATCGAGAAGTGGGTGCGCGCGCGGCTACCCGCGGCCCACTGAGCCCCGCACCTGCAGCGACGCCAGCAGCATCTCGGTGGCGGCCTCCACCTCGTGGACCGCCCGGTCGAAGGCGGCGCGGTTGTGAGGCGCCGGCTGGCGGAAGCCGGACACCTTGCGCACGTACTGCAGCGCCGCCGCGCGCACGTCGTCGGCGGTGACGTCGTCGGTGAACGGGGGGCGCAGGGTCTTGATGCTCCGGCACATGCGCTGCACGGTACGTCCGCGGGGCGACCGCGCGCAGGCCCCTACGCCATGGTGTCCAGGATCGCCCGGATGTCGCTCTTCTTCGTCCGCGGGTTGACGATCGCGAACCGCGTCACCATCTCCCCGTCGTGCCGGGTGGGGGTGACGAACGCGAAGTTCGCGGCCAGCAGCCGGTCGCTCCAGTCCTGGTACTGCTGCTCGGTCCATCCGATCCGACGGAACACCACGACCGACAGCATCGGCTCGCGCGCGAGCTCCACGTACTTGCGCTGCCGGATCTCGTCAGCGGCGTCGCGCGCGACCTCCAGCGTGCGCTCGACGGCCTCCCGGTAGGCCCGGGTTCCGTGCGTGGCCAGCGAGTACCACAGCGGCAGACCCCGCGCCCGGCGCGACAGGTGGACCGCGTAGTCGCTGGGATTCCACTCGGTGGAGTCGGTCAGCACGTCGAGGTAGCCGGCGGACTGGGTGTGGGCCGCGCGGGCAAGGCGGGGGTCGCGGTAGACCAGCGCACAGGCGTCGAACGGGGCGAACAGCCACTTGTGCGGGTCGACGATGAAGGAGTCGGCCCGCTCGATCCCGTCGAAGCGCGGTCGTACGCTCGGGGCGGCCAGTCCGGCGAGCCCGTACGCGCCGTCCACGTGCATCCACAGACCGAAGTCCGCGCACACGTCGGCGATGCCGGCGAGGTCGTCGACGATGCCGTAGTTGGTGGTGCCGCCGGTCGCGACCACGGCGAACACGTCGTCGGCGTCGTGCTGCTCCAGCGCCTCGCGCAGCGCGGGACCGGTGAGGCGGCCGAGCTCGTCGACCGGGACGGCCAGGACGTCGATGTCCATGACCCGGGCCGCCGATGCGATGGAGGAGTGCGCCTCCGAGCTGCACGCGACCACCCACCGGGACGGGCGGTCCTCGCGGTGCGACGCAGCGGTGTGGCGGGCTGCGACCAGCGCGGACAGGTTGCCCAGCGTGCCGCCCTGGACGAACACGCCACCTGCGCTGGTCGGCATGCCGGCGAGGTCCGCGATCCACCGCAGTGCCTGGTTCTCCGCGTACACCGCGCCCGCTCCCTCGAGCCACGAGCCGCCGTAGATGCTGGACGCGCCGACGACCACGTCGAACAGCGTCGACGCCTCGGTCGGGGCGGCCGGGATGAACGACAGGTACCGCGGGTGGTCCACCGAGATGCATGCGCGCGACAGCACGTCGTCGAACAGCTCCAGCGCGCGGTCGCCGCCGATGCCGTCCTCGGTCACGGTCTGGCCGACCGTCTGCCACAGCTCGTCGTACGACTTGGGGCCGTCGAGCGGCACGGGGTCGAGCCGCAGGCGGTGGCGGGCGTAGTCGATGACCGCCTGCGCGAGGCGGTCGGTGTCGTCGTCGTAGCGGTGCACGCAGCAAGGGTAGGGCCGCTGCGGGGATGCTCCCGCCGCGTTGACCGCGGGCCGGGGGCGGGCCACAGTGGCGGCGTGCTCGACACCGCCGCGTGGGCGCTCGGCGTGCGCGACCGCCTGGCCGAGCAGGGGGACCGGCACCGGGCCGAGTTCGAGCGCGCCTACCTCAAGAGCAGCCGCCCGCACCTGGGCGTTCGGGTGCCACTGGTCCGGGCGACTGTGCGGGAAGCGTTGCGCGACAGCGGACCTCGTGGGGTCCCGGAGCGTGACCTGGCGCTTCGGCTGGCGGCCGCACTGTGGTCGCTGCCCGAGTACGAGTGCCACCTCGCCGCGGTCGAGGTGCTGGTGCGGGGGCGCCGACGGCTGTCCCTCGACGACCTGCCCGCGGTAGAGGGGTATCTGCGGGAGGCCGGGACCTGGGCGCTGGTGGACCCGCTTGCCGTGGAAGTCGTCGGCGACGTCGTCGCGCGCGCGGACGCCTCCGGCGACGCGGGGACGGCGACGCAGGTGCTCGACTCGTGGGCCGTCGACCGGGACTTCTGGGTCCGCCGGACCGCGCTGCTGGCGCATCTGCGTCCACTGCGCCAGGGCGGGGGAGACCCGGACCGGTTCCTGCGGTATGCCGACGCGATGCTGGAGGAGCGAGAGTTCTTCGTGCGCAAGGCGATCGGCTGGGTGCTGAGGGAGACAGGCCGGCGGCGTCCGGAGCTCGTCGCGGACTGGCTGCGGCCGCGGGCGGCCCGCTGCTCGGGGGTGACCATGCGCGAGGCGGTCAAGCCGCTGCCGCCGGAGGTGCGGGAGGAGCTGCTGGCCGTACGGCGCCGTTAGGTCGCGGGAGCCTCCTGCGTCGCGTCCGAGTCGGTGTCCAGCGCTGGCCCTTCGATGGCCGGTGGCGGTGCGTTGGCCGGAGGGAACGGGTGGTCGGGGTCGCGCCCGGACAGGTACTTGGCCACCCCGTAGGCAGCGGCAACGAGGGGGACGCCGATCAGGGCGCCGACGATCCCGAACCCGATGGCTCCGGCAGCGATCACCGTCACGATGGCCAAGGGGTGCAGGTTGACGGCCTTGCCCATGACCAGCGGCTGCAGGATGTCGCCGTCGAAGGACCCGACCACGACGGTGAGCGCCACCACCAGGATCGCCGTGACGGGACCCTTGGTGGCCAGGGCGACGACCGCTGCCAGCAGGGTCGCGATGGGTGCGCCGATCACCGGGATGAACGCCCCCAGGAACACGACGGCCGCCAGGGCGGGTGCCAACGGCACCTGCAGGATCAGCAGTCCGATCAGCACGAGGAAGCCGTCGGCCAGCGCGACCAGGACGATGCCCCGGGTGTATCCCGCGATCGAGGTCCAGGCCAGGTTGCCGGAGACGTCGATCGCCGCCCTGGCGCGCCGGGGCATCCAGCCGACGATGAACGCCCAGATGCCCCGTCCGTTGGCCATGAAGAAGAAGGTCCCGAACAGGAACACCGATCCGGCCGTGATCAGCGTGCCCACGGCACCGAGCTCGCTGACCAGGGCGCCGGCCGCGCTCTCGGCGGCGGACTTCGCCCAGTTGCCGACGTCGGTGTCGAGCTCGGTGAGCTGGTCCCCGGTGAGCTGGAGCGGGCCGTGCTGCAGCCAGTCGTTGATCTGGTCGATGCCGTCCTGGATCGCGGTGGTCAGGTTGCTGGCCTCGCTGACGATCGAGCGCACCACCAGTCCGACGATCGTGAGCGTCGCCACCGCGATGAGCAGCAGCGCGATGACGATGGACAGCACCTTCGGCAGCACCCGGCCGATGAAGCGCGCGACGGGTCCGGCGAGGGCGGTCATCAGCATCGCGAAGAAGATGGCGAGGACCACGGGGAAGGCCAGGCCGAGGAACTGCAGCACGACCCAGACGAGCGCCCCGACGACGAGCAGGCGCCAGGACACCCCGGCGGTGGCCCGCAGCGCGGGCGGGATCTCCCCGGCGCGGATCGCCGCGAGGGAGCCCTGCGGCGCGGTGTCCTGCGGGGCGGTGTCCTGCGGGGCGGTGTCCTGCGGTGCGGTGTCCTGCGGTGCGGTGTCCTGCGGGGCGGTGTCCTGCGGTGCGGTGTCCTGCGGGGCGGTGTCCTGCGGCACGGGGTCGGCCGGCTCGCTCATACCGGGCATCCTGGCACCGCGGCGCCGGTGAGGGCGGCCGGGCACGCGGTCCGCTCGTCGGGGGGCCGGCGCGGGCGTGCGAGACTGCGCCGCATGCACCGGGACGAGGCCGAGCGCATCGTGGCGAAGCTGCGTGAGCGTCGGGTGTTCGCGTACGTGAAGCCGGTCGGCCTGGACCGGGCCGGCATCCGCATCGTCCTGCCCGACGGCCGCGAGGCGCTGTGGGACGTCGACGGTGCGGCCGGCCTGGAGGCCCAGGTCATGGCCAACGGCATGCTGGTCGGCTTCGTGCCGCGGATCCCCGGGTCGGCCTCGTTCTCCGAGGACGAGGCGGTCGAGGCGATCGCCGCCGCCGACTACGACGGCCGCTGACCGCCCTCGCGTCCCGTACCGCTGCGCCACCCCGGACGGCCCGCGGCGCCGCCCCACCCCGCGGCCGAATGAGTCTGGGCGTTGCTTGTGGGCCCGAACCGGGCCCACAAGCAACGCCCAGACTCATTCCGTCGACGAGGCAGCGGTCCGACGAGGGTCGGACCGCGAGGGGGTGGGCTGGTCTCGCGTGACCTGGTGGAGCGAGCTAGTCCAGTCGGACGGATCCGTGCGCGGTGGCGAGGTGCACCGCCACCACGCCGGGCTCGTCCCCGGCGACCCAGTCCACCGCGATGCCGTCCAGTGGGTGGTCCTCGGGCTCGCCGAGGTAGGCGGCCACGGCCGCCGGGTCGCCGCAGATCTCGATCCGCTCCAGCCGGACCCCGTCGGTGGCGGGGGAGGACGGATGCTCCGACGCGGGCACGTCCCAACGGATGAAGAACGGCAGCTGCGGGTCCGCGATGAGGTCGAGCACGCCGAGCTGGTGCCAGCGCAGGTCGTACCCGTCCGGCCGCACCCGGTGCCCCTCGACGGAGCGGCGGCCGAGGCGGAACTCGACCGGCCCGAGGTCGTCCACCGCGACGACCCAGCCCAGCCAACCACCGCCCATCTCGGCCCGGCGGCGCACCGCGCGGCAGAAGGGGACCTCGTCGGTGGCCGGGTGCTCCAGCGGCGCGACGATCTCGAGGTAGGTGCCACCCTCCAGCGGCAGCACGAAGTTGCGGGTGCCGAACCGCGGGTGCCGGCCGCCGTCCACGAACGCGGCGCCGACCCGGGAGCCGAGCAGCTGGACGACGTCGACGAGCTCACCGGGGGTGCAGGCGTACGACACGTGGTCCAGGCGCATGCCTGCATCCTGCCCGCGGACCGGACCCCACCATGCACCGCCCCCCGCGGGGCGCCGGTCCGGGTGTCGCGGGCGTGTCGCGCCCGCGCGTCGGACATGATGGCCGCGCGGCGTGCGACCCGGCGCGTACCGAGCGGAGGAGAGTCATGACCGACGAGACGGCCGACGTCCCGGCGACGCCGCCGGACCAGAAGGCGCCGCAAGAGAAGTCGCCGGACCAGAAGGCGCCGGGGGCCACCCTCGACAAGAAGAAGTCGATCATCCTCGGCCTCATCGGCCTGGTCGTCATCGTCATCATCTTCGTCAAGGTGATCCCGCAGGTCGGCTCGTACTCGGCGGCGCTCGACGCGCTGGAGAACATGTCGTTCCTGGCCCTGGTGCTGGTCGGGCTGTCGGTGCTGCTCTACCTCGGCGTGTACGGGCTGACGTTCATGGCCGCGGCCCCCGGCCTGGGCTACTGGCGCGGCCAGCAGGTCAACCAGGCGGCCTTCACCATCAGCAACGGCGTCCCGGCCGGTGGTGCGTTCGGTCTCGGCGTCCAGTACGGGATGCTCACGTCGTTCGGCATCACCCCGACCGCGACGACGGCCGCGATCTCCGCGGTCGGCGTGTGGAGCATCTTCGTCACCCTCGGGTTCCCGATCCTGGGCGTCGCCGCGCTCGTCGTGTCGGGCGAGAACGGCGGCCCGTACGTGCTGACCGCCCTGATCGGCCTGGGGATCCTGCTCGCGATGATCGTCGTGTTCGCGCTGATCATGCGCAGCGAGTCGTTCGCGGCGTGGCTGGGCCGGCTCGGCAACAAGCTGGTGCAGCCGCTGATGCGGCGCTTCCGCCACGACGACGAGTTCGACCTGGTCCCGATGACCCTGAAGTTCCGCCACGACATCGTGGACCTGGTCCGGCGCCGGTGGGCGGGCATCACCGCGGCGCAGCTGTCCATCGCGCTGACCCAGTTCCTGATCCTCTACTTCGCGCTGCGGGGCGTGGAGGGCTGGGACAACGCGGGGACGGCCATCGGGGTGGCGTTCGCGGCGTTCGGCATCAGCCAGCTCGGCCTGATGATCCCGATCACGCCGGGCGGCCTGGGCACCGTCGACGCCGCGATGATCGCGCTGATGGTCTCGTTCGGCGTGGACGAGGGCACCGCGACTGCGGCGGACCTGATCTGGCGCGCGGTGTCCTACGTGCCGCAGATCATCATCGGCCTGGTGGCGCTGATCGCGTGGTACCGCGGCTTCGCCAAGAAACTTGCGTCCGGCGAGTCGGTGAGCGGGTCCTCCGCCACCGGGTCGTCGGACGGGTCATCGAACGGCGCACAGACCGCCTCCTGAGGTCGGACGGCGGGCGACGCCGGACCGGGCGGCCGCGGGACGGTCAGGCCGGAGCGGCTCCCGGGTCGCGCTGCTCGCGAGCGCGCTGCCGCTCGGCGGCCTCCTCGGCGTCCATCGCCGCGGCCTCCTCGAGCGTCGGCGCGCCACCGCCGAGCCGCTGCGGCCACCACCACGCGCCGGGCTCGGTCGGCTTCTGCGGGTAGCGCTCGAGCGTCTGGTCCAGCAGCACCGACATCCGCCGGTGCAGCAGGGCCGTCACCTCGGTTGGGTCGTCGTCGGGGGCCACGGACATCGGCTCCCCGACCGTCAGCGCGATGCAGGTGCCGCGTCCGTGACGGCGCTGGTGGCCCTTGGTCCACATCCGCTGGCCGCCGAACGTGATCATCGGGATCAGCGGGACTCCGGCCTCCGCCGCCATCCGCGCGGCGCCCGACTTGAAGTCCTTCAGTTCGAAGGAGCGCGAGATGGTCGCCTCCGGGAACACCCCGACGATCTCGCCGGCCCGCAGCGCGTCCACGGCCAGCCGGTAGGCGTCCGCGCCCGCGGAACGGTCCACCGGGATGTGCTTCATCCCGCGCATCAGCGGCCCGGAGATCCGGTGCCGGAACACCGAGTCCTTCGCCATGAACCGCACTAGCCGCTTCGAGGGGTGCGCCGCGTAGCCGCAGAAGATGAAGTCGTAGTACGACACGTGGTTGCTCGCCAGGACCGCGCCGCCGCGGGCGGGGACCAGGTCGGTCCCGACCCGGTCGAAGCGCAGCCCGAGGGCGGCGAACATCACCTTGGCGGACGTGATGACGGGGGTGTAGACGGCCTCGGCCACGACGACGACCCTAGTGGCACCTCGGTCCCGCGGCCCGTGGACGGCGTGCCGGTGCGGGCGGACCCACCCGGGTGCCCTAGGGTTCGGCCAGGCCCGGTCGCACGGGGGAGGGGAAGCCTCCGCGCGACCGGGCCATGCCATCTGCGGGCGGAGCCCTCATGTCACCGGCGGGCGGAGCCCTAGGGTGAGGCCATGACGTCGGCGGAGCTGCGGGACCTGGAGGAGCGGTACGGCGCGCACAACTACCACCCGCTGCCGGTGGTGGTGTCGCACGCCGAGGGGTCGTGGGTCGAGGACGTCGAGGGCCGGCGCTACCTGGACCTGCTGTCGGCCTACAGCGCCCTGAACTTCGGGCACCGCCATCCGGTCCTCGTCGCCGCGGCCAAGGAGCAGCTGGACCGGGTCACGCTCACCAGTCGCGCCTTCCACAACGACCAGCTCGGACCCTTCTGCGAGGAGCTGGCGGCGCTCGCGGGCACCGACATGGTGCTGCCGATGAACACCGGGGCCGAGGCGGTCGAGACCGGGATCAAGGTGGCCCGCGCCTGGGGCTACCGCGTCAAGGGGGTCCCCGCGGACGAGGCTCGGATCGTCGTCTGCGACAACAACTTCCACGGCCGTACGACCACCATCGTGTCGTTCTCGACCGACCCGGTGGCGAGGGCCGACTTCGGGCCGTTCACGCCGGGCTTCGTACACGTGCCGTTCGGGGACGTCGCCGCGCTCGAGGAGGCCCTGGCCGACCCGCGGGTCGTGGCGTTCCTGGTCGAGCCGGTGCAGGGCGAGGCCGGCGTGATCATCCCCCCGGAGGGCTACCTGCGCGCCGCCCGCGAGCTCACCGAGCGCCACGGGGTGCTGCTGGTGGCCGACGAGGTGCAGTCGGGGCTGGGCCGCACCGGGACCACGTTCGCCGTCGACCATGAGGGCGTCGCACCGGACCTCTACCTCCTGGGCAAGGCCCTCGGCGGCGGCATCCTGCCGGTGTCCGCGGTGGTCGGGCGCCGGGAGGTGCTCGGGGTGCTGCGCCCCGGGGAGCACGGCAGCACGTTCGGCGGCAACCCGCTGGCCGCCGCGGTCGGCCGGGCCGCCGTGGCCCTGATGGCCACCGGCGAGCTGCAGCAGCGATCCGCCACGCTGGGCCGGCACCTGGCCGAACGGCTGCGGGCGGAGGCACCCGACACGGTCAAGGAGGTCCGCGCGCTGGGCCTGTGGGCCGGGATCGAACTGCTCCCGCACGCCGGCCCGGCCCGCCCCCGCTGCGAGGCGCTCATGGCGGACGGCGTCCTGGCGAAGGACACCCACGAGTCGACGATCCGGCTGGCCCCGCCGCTGGTGGTCTCCCAGGAGGACCTCGACTGGGGCATCGACCGGGTGCTGGCGGCGCTGGCGTGACGGACCGAGCTTCGGCGCCTCCGTGGCGCCGCTACGTCGCCCTGGGCGACAGCTTCACGGAGGGGCTGCAGGACGAGGTCGGTCCCGACGGCCGGCACCGCGGCTGGGCGGACCGGCTCGCCGGCGAGCTCGACGCGCGGTCCCCGGGGCTGACGTACGCGAACCTCGCGGTCCGGGGGCGCCTGCTGCCGCAGGTCGTGGACGAGCAGGTCCCGGCGGCGCTCGCACTCGACCCGGACCTGGTGACGTTCGCCGCGGGCGTCAACGACGCGCTGCGCCGCCACTTCGACCTCGACGCCAGCGCGACGTTGCTGGAGGACGCGGTGCGGCGGCTGCGGGCGGGCGGCGCCGACGTGCTGCTGGTGGCGTTCGGTGACCCATCCCGGCGCTCCCGCGCGATCGGCTCGGTGACCGGGCGCATCGCCGCCTACGACTCCGTGGTTCGAGCGGTCGCCGAGCGCTACGGCTGCTACCTGATGGACTTCTGGGGGCTGGCCGCGTTCGACGACGACGTGCTGTGGGACGAGGACCGGCTGCACCTCGCGCCGGAGGGGCATCGCGTGGTGGCGGCGGCCGCGCTGGACGCGCTCGGGTTCGGTGACGACCGGTGGCGTACGCCGCGGGCTCCGTCACCGCACCGGCCGCTGCCGGCCCGGGTCGCCGCGGATGCGGCCTGGGCCCGCGGTCACCTGCTGCCGTGGCTGGGCCGACGGCTGCGCGGCATCAGCAGCGGGGACGGGGTCGACCCGAAGCGCCCCACGCTCGCTCCGGTTGACATACGAATCTGA
Encoded proteins:
- a CDS encoding SGNH/GDSL hydrolase family protein, whose protein sequence is MTDRASAPPWRRYVALGDSFTEGLQDEVGPDGRHRGWADRLAGELDARSPGLTYANLAVRGRLLPQVVDEQVPAALALDPDLVTFAAGVNDALRRHFDLDASATLLEDAVRRLRAGGADVLLVAFGDPSRRSRAIGSVTGRIAAYDSVVRAVAERYGCYLMDFWGLAAFDDDVLWDEDRLHLAPEGHRVVAAAALDALGFGDDRWRTPRAPSPHRPLPARVAADAAWARGHLLPWLGRRLRGISSGDGVDPKRPTLAPVDIRI